The following proteins come from a genomic window of Carassius carassius chromosome 10, fCarCar2.1, whole genome shotgun sequence:
- the LOC132151434 gene encoding PI-PLC X domain-containing protein 1, with amino-acid sequence MAIENSCKPHTVTSSSFYLLGICTTEEWEKNKKTAGAESLADWMANLNEKFTKIPLSQLAIPGSHDAMAYSLDMGSSVLEPKKIKALDKMFSTFLRPIVKKWGTAQEKNISEQLDAGIRYFDLRVAGKPDSSDLFFYHGLYTTITVKEGMTELEKWLGQHTKEVVILAFSHFKEMSADQHTGLTSFLKEHFKTKLCPKPQVPSLKECWESGYQVILSYENRSVDDPVLWLGIVYWWADNSDPKEVISYLNSQKQKGRPEGLFVAGLNLTFDGNDMLLYLTKSLKEKTMTAYPLLLDWVKEQHSGSDKESVNIIAGDFVGVNSFAQDIIQLNKADSGP; translated from the exons ATGGCAATAGAGA ATAGCTGTAAACCACATACTGTAACATCTTCTTCTTTTTACCTCCTAGGCATTTGCACCACTGAAGAATGGGAAAAGAACAAGAAAACGGCTGGAGCAGAGAGTCTAGCTGACTGGATGGCTAACCTTAATGAGAAATTTACAAAAATTCCATTGAGCCAACTTGCTATTCCTG GGAGCCACGATGCTATGGCATACAGCTTAGATATGGGCTCTTCAGTACTGGAACCTAAAAAAATAAAGGCGTTGGACAAGATGTTCAGCACTTTCTTAAGGCCCATTGTCAAAAAATGGGGTACTGCGCAG GAAAAAAACATCTCTGAGCAGCTTGATGCCGGTATTCGATACTTTGATCTGAGGGTTGCTGGAAAGCCTGACTCTAGTGATTTATTCTTCTATCATGGACTATACACAACAATAACTGTGAAG GAGGGAATGACCGAACTGGAGAAATGGTTAGGACAGCATACTAAGGAGGTTGTCATCCTTGCTTTCTCACATTTCAAAGAAATGTCAGCCGATCAACACACCGGCCTGACCAGCTTCCTCAAAGAGCACTTTAAAACAAAACTCTGTCCTAAGCCTCAAGTG CCCTCACTCAAGGAATGCTGGGAAAGTGGCTACCAGGTCATCCTCTCTTATGAGAACAGAAGTGTCGACGACCCTGTTTTGTGGCTTGGAATCGTATACTGGTGGGCTGATAATTCAGACCCCAAGGAGGTCATTTCATATCtcaacagccagaaacaaaaggGAAGACCAG AGGGATTGTTTGTTGCTGGTCTCAACCTGACTTTTGATGGGAATGACATGCTCCTGTACCTCACAAAGTCTTTAAAGGAGAAGACCATGACAGCCTACCCTCTATTGCTTGACTGGGTGAAGGAGCAACATTCAGGCTCTGACAAAGAAAGTGTCAATATCATCGCTGGAGATTTTGTGGGAGTGAATAGCTTTGCTCAGGATATCATTCAGCTCAACAAAGCTGACAGTGGTCCATGA
- the LOC132152120 gene encoding regucalcin-like has product MSSIKVECVIKQKNQIGESPVWEEKDSSLLYVDIRGKRVSRWSSLTNQIDSIATENLVGSVVPRRAGGYVIAEGTRFAFVDWAKRSIKSVAPVTNMEKPNTRFNDGKVDPAGRFFAGTMGLDIKPDMTDGALYSLLPDHSVVKQLDKVHLSNGLDWSLDHRIFYYIDSLAFMVEAFDYDIQTGGLSNRRMVYKMEKDECIPDGMCIDTEGKLWVACFDAGRVLRIDPQTGTRLQTVKLPASKTTSCCFGGKDYSDLYVTSACIDLDADALAKQPEAGCTFKVSGLGVKGIPPYSYTG; this is encoded by the exons ATGTCGTCCATAAAAGTGGAATGTGTTATCAAACAAAAGAACCAGATCGGTGAGAGTCCAGTTTGGGAGGAGAAGGACTCCTCTTTGTTGTACGTTGATATTAGGGGTAAAAGGGTCAGCCGTTGGAGCTCGCTGACCAACCAAATAGACAGTATTGCCACAG AAAATCTTGTAGGCTCTGTGGTACCACGTCGGGCAGGTGGTTATGTCATCGCAGAAGGAACACGGTTTGCATTTGTTGATTGGGCAAAGCGTTCCATTAAATCTGTTGCCCCTGTCACTAACATGGAAAAACCAAACACCCGCTTCAATGATGGAAAAGTGGATCCAGCTGGCAGGTTTTTTGCAG GTACCATGGGTTTGGACATCAAGCCTGACATGACTGATGGGGCGCTGTACAGCCTCCTTCCTGACCACTCTGTCGTCAAGCAGTTGGATAAAGTGCACCTTTCCAATGGTTTGGACTGGTCACTTGATCACCGCATCTTCTACTACATCGACAGCCTGGCATTCATGGTGGAGGCCTTTGATTATGACATCCAGACTGGAGGGCTAT CTAACCGCAGAATGGTTTACAAGATGGAGAAAGATGAATGCATACCAGACGGTATGTGCATAGACACCGAGGGCAAACTGTGGGTCGCCTGCTTCGATGCAGGAAGAGTGCTGCGTATCGACCCACAAACAG GCACACGGTTGCAGACAGTGAAACTACCAGCTTCGAAAACCACTTCATGCTGTTTTGGAGGGAAGGACTATAGTGATCTCTATGTCACCTCAGCGTGTATTGACCTGGATGCAGATGCACTGGCCAAGCAACCTGAAGCTGGCTGCACATTTAAG GTGTCTGGTTTAGGAGTGAAGGGCATCCCACCATACTCATACACTGGATGA
- the LOC132152122 gene encoding PI-PLC X domain-containing protein 1-like, translating to MEDEERLCISSCCSDWMSEMPSVFWDIPLWNLAIPGSHDTMTYCLDERSSVVKSSPWVLQVLDTLLPCIVRPCIIKWATTQEDSISNQLDLGIRFLDLRIAHKLKDPNKVFYFAHGIYSLLTVKEALTEVAHWLDQHTKEVVIIALSAFDGMNLDQHKDLIQFLICTFDNKICPSHIIPSLRQCWDHNYQVILSYDDPAASGYKELWPQCEYWWANTSDPSLVISYLEERKAEGRPGQFFAAGLNLTEDAKYVLSHPFQSLQSMTLSSYSLLLNWVKQQSPGPGKSCLNIICTDFVGAFSNEFTQLVIGLNQTLLKET from the exons ATGGAGGATGAAGAAAGGTTATGCATCTCCAGCTGTTGTTCGGACTGGATGTCCGAGATGCCCTCTGTTTTTTGGGACATACCACTGTGGAATCTCGCTATACCCG GAAGTCATGACACCATGACTTACTGTTTAGATGAGCGGTCTTCAGTAGTGAAGTCTTCGCCGTGGGTGTTGCAAGTGTTGGACACTTTACTTCCCTGTATCGTTCGGCCCTGTATAATCAAATGGGCGACAACACAG GAAGATAGCATCTCTAACCAGCTGGATTTAGGCATTAGGTTTCTCGATTTAAGAATAGCTCATAAACTAAAAGACCCTAATAAAGTTTTCTACTTTGCACATGGGATCTACTCTCTTCTGACAGTGAAG GAAGCACTCACAGAAGTTGCTCATTGGTTAGATCAGCACACCAAGGAAGTGGTCATTATTGCTCTTTCTGCCTTTGATGGCATGAACCTGGATCAACACAAAGACCTCATTCAATtcctcatatgcacatttgaCAATAAAATTTGTCCCAGTCAC atcatACCCTCACTACGGCAGTGTTGGGATCACAATTATCAGGTTATTCTTTCATATGATGACCCAGCTGCTTCTGGATACAAGGAGCTCTGGCCACAGTGTGAATATTGGTGGGCAAACACATCAGATCCAAGCCTTGTCATATCCTACCTGGAGGAGCGGAAAGCGGAAGGAAGACCAG gtcagttttttGCTGCTGGTCTGAACCTAACTGAGGATGCCAAGTATGTCCTTTCTCATCCGTTCCAGTCATTACAAAGCATGACCTTGAGCTCCTATAGTCTGCTCCTGAACTGGGTCAAGCAGCAGTCCCCTGGCCCGGGTAAATCATGTCTTAACATCATCTGTACAGATTTTGTGGGGGCCTTCAGCAATGAATTCACCCAGCTGGTTATTGGACTCAATCAAACACTCTTAAAAGAGACCTGA
- the LOC132151366 gene encoding vesicle transport protein SFT2B-like isoform X2 gives MDKLKKVLSGQDGNDDLNVLQGTCLLWVPRTGLILFAVFYSLGNIASLLSTMFLMGPLKQLKRMCDKTRALATGIMITCLVLTFCAAFWWKNKGLALLFCILQFLAFTWYSLSYIPFARNAIIKLFSTCFK, from the exons ATGGACAAATTAAAGAAAGTTTTGAGTGGCCAAGATGGCAATGACGACCTTAACGTACTACAG GGGACCTGCTTGCTTTGGGTTCCGAGAACCGGACTGATACTTTTTGCAGTCTTTTACAGTTTAGGTAATATTGCTTCTCTTTTAAG CACAATGTTCTTAATGGGCCCATTAAAGCAACTCAAGAGGATGTGTGACAAGACGAGAGCTCTGGCAACTGGCATTATGATT ACATGCCTGGTGCTaaccttttgtgctgcttttTGG TGGAAGAACAAAGGCCTTGCTCTGCTGTTCTGTATCCTCCAGTTTTTGGCTTTTACATG GTATAGCTTGTCCTACATTCCTTTTGCAAG GAATGCAATTATTAAGTTGTTCTCCACGTGCTTCAAGTGA
- the LOC132151366 gene encoding vesicle transport protein SFT2B-like isoform X1, translating to MDKLKKVLSGQDGNDDLNVLQAANEASTLGWGTRVKGFIACFVSGVLCSVLGTCLLWVPRTGLILFAVFYSLGNIASLLSTMFLMGPLKQLKRMCDKTRALATGIMITCLVLTFCAAFWWKNKGLALLFCILQFLAFTWYSLSYIPFARNAIIKLFSTCFK from the exons ATGGACAAATTAAAGAAAGTTTTGAGTGGCCAAGATGGCAATGACGACCTTAACGTACTACAG GCAGCGAATGAAGCATCGACACTGGGATGGGGCACGCGGGTCAAGGGATTCATCGCGTGTTTTGTGTCGGGCGTCTTGTGTTCAGTTTTG GGGACCTGCTTGCTTTGGGTTCCGAGAACCGGACTGATACTTTTTGCAGTCTTTTACAGTTTAGGTAATATTGCTTCTCTTTTAAG CACAATGTTCTTAATGGGCCCATTAAAGCAACTCAAGAGGATGTGTGACAAGACGAGAGCTCTGGCAACTGGCATTATGATT ACATGCCTGGTGCTaaccttttgtgctgcttttTGG TGGAAGAACAAAGGCCTTGCTCTGCTGTTCTGTATCCTCCAGTTTTTGGCTTTTACATG GTATAGCTTGTCCTACATTCCTTTTGCAAG GAATGCAATTATTAAGTTGTTCTCCACGTGCTTCAAGTGA